DNA from Mycolicibacterium alvei:
TCGACGTGGTCCACACTTTGCTGTCGAACACCTCAAGCGCGCCAAGAGATTGACCCGCATGACGACGCTATCCGTCACGCGCGGTCCGGCTGCGCGACATCGCATCGGTGCGATTGTGTCGAGGTGATCGACCGGTCCTGCTCAATAGTCCAAGGTGAGGATTCTGCCGTTTGTGAACGAGAAGAACTTCTGCTTGTCGGCTAGCTGGATTCCCGGAGCCAAGTCGGCCGCACTCTTTCCCGCTGCGGTGAGGCATCCGGGGCACGCCATCAACGGGACACCCTTGCTGAGCAGTGTCGCGATCTGGGTCTTGGACGACGGGAACTGGGCGTACGTGAGATCCGGGGCGTCAGCAAGGACGACGTTGACTCCGTTGATGTCGAAGTAGACGGCCACGTCGCGGTCCTCGGACATCATCGTCGCCATGTTCAACGCCATCAGCACTCGATGCGGGTCCTCCGGCCCGTGGCTGATGTGAATGAACACGCCGTCGCGGGCGGCAGGTTCGGCGGAGGACATCGGGGCCGCCCCCAACATCGCAATACTCGTCATCACACAGATCGTCAGCCATCTCAGCGCGAACTTCATCGTCCTGCTCCTCTTCGCATACGGGGCGGTGCGGCTCGTGTCGGTAACGGTGCCGGGACTCATTCAACACCGCTAGCTAGCCGAGCTGCCTTACCCCCCCAACCCTTCGCGGTCTCTGCACGCCCCGGTGCCCGTCGGGCGTTCGGACCGAGCATCACATCGGTCGCTCGACGACCAGGACCTGTATTGCGCCCAGCCACGGGGCTGCGGTGAACAGCCGGCCACTCACTCGTACTCGGCCATGGCGGCTACTGAGGCGCCTGAGCTCGTCTCGGGTGAGGTAATCAGCCGTCGAGAACGGGGCGCGGCGGGTGGGCTGGTCGAGCAGCCCCGACAGGCTACCCGAATTGAGGGCGAGTGCGATGATTCGTCCACCGGGGCGGGTGATGCGGTCAAGTTTGGCGAGAACCATTGGTGTATCGGTGAATTCGAGTGTCGCGATGGTGATCGCCACGTCGGCGACACCGTAGGGTAACGGTAGCCGTCGCCCAGCGGCGCAGACGAGTCGGTTGGGGGCTCGGGTGGCGGCGACGCGAGCATCGCCAATGACGGGTCCACGCCCAGGACAGCCCCCCGCCTGACCATATGGGCGGTTAGCCGGCCCGTGCCGCATCCCACCTCCACCACGGTCTGACACCGTTGACCCCGCAAGTCGTCAACTCGTCGAAGGCGCTCCCTGACATCGCACCTGGATCCGTCACAAGTCAGGGCGGATGCGCTGCCGCGTCACTCACCGACCGCGGTCAACACCTCGCGATCACTGTGTCCCGTTCCTTAGGGTTTCCTGGCGATGATCACGGGTATCTGAGCGGAGTTCACCACGGTTCGGCTCACCGACCCCAGCAGCATGCCGGTGAAACCGCCGCGGCCGTGACTGCCGACGACCAACAGTTGGGCGTTCTCCGCCTGTTCAAGGAGCCGAGGTGCGGGCCGGTCGCTCACGACAACCCTGCGCACGGGAACGTCCGGGTATTGTTCGAGCCACCCCGCCAGCCGCTGCCCGAGGACCTCTTCTTCCTGTTCCTTGACGTTTGCCCATTCGATCGGCGCGCGGCCGGGGGTGCCGAAGTTCAGGGGTCCCATGTCACTCCAGGCGTGCACGGCCACCAACTCGACACCGCGTCGCGAGGCTTCGTCGAAAGCGATCTCGGTCGCCAACTCTGACGCCGGGGACCCGTCGACACCGACCACCACTGGCGCCTCCGGTGAATGCGACTGCGCCGGATCTTCGTCGTGGATGACAGCCACAGGGCAGTGTGCGTGGTGGACCAGAGCGGAACTGACCGACCCCAGCAAGGCCCGGGCCAGCGCACCCTGACCCCGGCAGCCCAGCACGAGCAGGTCGGCATCCTTGGACAATTCGATCAGGGTGGGGACGATCTGGGCGTTCCGCACCTCACTGTGCACCTGTTCCGCGCGATCGGGCGAACTGGCCTCCAGTGCGGTCTTGAGGCCGTCCTCGATGACCTGGCGGGCTTCGCCTTCCTGCAGTTCCGCCAAGCCGCCGGGGGCAGGCGTTTCGGGCCAGAATCCGCCGCCGGCGACCACCGGAGGTACTACGTGCACCAAAGTGAGTCGGACGTTACGCATCTCGGCATCCCGCGCTGCCCATTCGACTGCCGCCGTCGAGGACGGAGAGCCGTCGACGCCGACCACGATTCCGAGCGGCTTTTGTTGCGGTGACATTCTGAATCTCCTCTGAGCAGACGACAGCCGGGTTGTCCGGTGTAGCCCTGACGTTAACCATAGCGGCACGTGTGTCAGGAGACATTGGACCCTAGGATGACGCACCGAGCGTAAATCTTCGATCGGGACATCAGGCTGAGCCGATAGGGTGGTTGCCCATGTCGGTGCTCGGCTGGATCGTGGTGGCGGGACTTGCGATGAGTCTGCTGGCCTTGGTCGGCAGCGCCGCTCTGCTCATTCCCGAACGCCTGTTTGCGCGAATCGTGATGCCGTTGGTGGCACTCGCGGCGGGTGCCTTGCTTGGCGGTGCGCTTTTTCACATGCTGCCCGAATCGATAGAGGTGATCGGAAACGATCTCTCGGTCTATGTTTGGGTCGCGGCCGGCATGTTCTCGTTTTATCTGCTCGAGCAGTTCCTGCACTGGCATCACTGCCACCGGCCGATAAGCGAGCACCGGCCGTTGGGCTATTTGATCCTGGCCGCCGACGGCCTGCACAACCTCGTCGGCGGGGTGGCGGTCGGTAGCGCATTCGTCGTCGACGTCCGCCTCGGCGTCGTGACGTGGCTGGTGGCGGCGGCACACGAGATCCCCCAGGAGCTCGGCGATTTCGGGATTCTCGTGCACAGCGGATGGAGTGCGCGGCACGCGCTGCTGTACAACGTCGCCTCGGCGTTGACGTTCCCCATCGGCGGGTTACTCGCCTACGGTTTCGCGGGCCACGTCGACGTCGCCTACCTCGTGCCGTTCGCCGCGGGCAATTTCATCTACATCGCGCTCGCCGACCTGCTTCCGGAGATCACCACCTCACCCCACCCGCGGCACAAGATCGTCTACAGCCTCTGTTTCGCAGCCGGGCTGGTGCTCCTCGGCGTCACCGCGGTGCTCGTGTGAGCGTGCTTCACGCCGCGGGTGGATCCCAGTCGTGGGCGAATGCGGCGAGAGCCGAGATGAACTCCTCCTCACTCGCTCCCTGGAAGGGTTGGGCTTGGACCAGCCCGAAAAAGTGGTAGCCGCCGAGCGCCGCGAGGAGCAACACCTCAGCGGGATGCTCCTTCCAGGTCAGCGATTGTCCGAGGCCCGAAA
Protein-coding regions in this window:
- a CDS encoding DsrE family protein, whose translation is MKFALRWLTICVMTSIAMLGAAPMSSAEPAARDGVFIHISHGPEDPHRVLMALNMATMMSEDRDVAVYFDINGVNVVLADAPDLTYAQFPSSKTQIATLLSKGVPLMACPGCLTAAGKSAADLAPGIQLADKQKFFSFTNGRILTLDY
- a CDS encoding ZIP family metal transporter, producing MSVLGWIVVAGLAMSLLALVGSAALLIPERLFARIVMPLVALAAGALLGGALFHMLPESIEVIGNDLSVYVWVAAGMFSFYLLEQFLHWHHCHRPISEHRPLGYLILAADGLHNLVGGVAVGSAFVVDVRLGVVTWLVAAAHEIPQELGDFGILVHSGWSARHALLYNVASALTFPIGGLLAYGFAGHVDVAYLVPFAAGNFIYIALADLLPEITTSPHPRHKIVYSLCFAAGLVLLGVTAVLV
- a CDS encoding universal stress protein; protein product: MSPQQKPLGIVVGVDGSPSSTAAVEWAARDAEMRNVRLTLVHVVPPVVAGGGFWPETPAPGGLAELQEGEARQVIEDGLKTALEASSPDRAEQVHSEVRNAQIVPTLIELSKDADLLVLGCRGQGALARALLGSVSSALVHHAHCPVAVIHDEDPAQSHSPEAPVVVGVDGSPASELATEIAFDEASRRGVELVAVHAWSDMGPLNFGTPGRAPIEWANVKEQEEEVLGQRLAGWLEQYPDVPVRRVVVSDRPAPRLLEQAENAQLLVVGSHGRGGFTGMLLGSVSRTVVNSAQIPVIIARKP
- a CDS encoding methyltransferase domain-containing protein: MRHGPANRPYGQAGGCPGRGPVIGDARVAATRAPNRLVCAAGRRLPLPYGVADVAITIATLEFTDTPMVLAKLDRITRPGGRIIALALNSGSLSGLLDQPTRRAPFSTADYLTRDELRRLSSRHGRVRVSGRLFTAAPWLGAIQVLVVERPM